gagagagagagacagggagagagagggagagagagagggagagagagaggggaagagaagtgaGTGGGTGGGTAGGTAAGTAGGTAGGTTGATTATTTGAAGGAACCTTGGGGGTGTCATTTAACCTAGAAAAGAGATGGATGCCTGGCAGGAATATGGTCCCGATGGCTGTCTTCAAGTAAATTTAAAGGGCCAGCCTGTGGAAGAGGCTCCTAAACAGCAAAACTAGGAGTGATGTGAGAGGCAAATTTGGGTTCCACCAAAGAAACATCAAAAATCAAATGTGCCTTCCTaataatcaaaaaaaaatttttttcctaggtggaagagtggtaagtgtgggcaatgggggtcaagtgacttgcccagggtcacacagctgggaagtgtctgaggctagatctgaacccaggacctcctgtctctaggcctgaccctcaatccactgagctacccagctgccccaattaaaaatatttttaaaaagaaggtagaatgggaacagctaggtggctcagtggactgagagccaggcctacagacagaaggtcttgggttcaaatagctgtgtgaccctgggcatgttacttagcctccattgcctaaccttaccgctcttctgccttggaaccaatatacagtattgttccagacagaaggcaagggttttaaaaaaaaaaaaaggtagaatgaGTGACCTCACTCTGAGGTTCATTTAAACTCAGAGAtgctcattcttttttaaacccttcctcactttattattggttctaaggcagaaaagcagtaagggttaggcactgggggtttaagagacttgcccaaggtcccacaactaggaagtgtctgaggccagattggaacccaggacctctcatctctagacctggctctttccACAGTACCACCTCGCCACCCCCAGAGATGCTGATTCTAAGCTACCTTTTCCCTCGTTCCTCCTGAGGGAAAGACTAGTGAACTTCTAAAGAGCCCACCTCAACATTCATGCCGTTttcccctccatctctccctcacGGGAGGGGTGTCCTTTCCCCAGGTGGAGGTGCTGTATGAAGACGAGCCTTTGAAGGAGTACTACACCCTCATGGACATCGCTTACATTTACCCCTGGCGACGGGTGAGCCTTGGGGATGGGGGGGAGCGTGGGGTGGAGGCAGGCAGGGCTGGGCTGATCCTCTCCACCTGAGCCCAGTTCTTCCTTTTGCCCATGTTCTCGGGGTGAGGCCTGCGGCAGACGGGTCTTTTGCCCCTGACTGTCCCCTTCCTTGCCTGTCTCTCCCGGATCCTCTCCCCGGCCCCTGCAGAACGGCCCTCTCCCCCTCAAGTACCGAGTCCAGCCGACCTGCAAGCGGCTCCCGCTGCCTTCTGCGCCGGCCCCTTCAGAAGGCACCAACACCAGCGGGGCTTCAGAGTGCGAGTCGGTCAGCGACAAGGCCCCCAGCCCCGCCACCCTGCCCGCCACCTCCTCCTCCCTGCCCAGCCCAGCCACTCCTTCCCACGGCTCCCCCAGTTCCCACGGGCCCACGGCCACCCACCCAGCCTCTCCCAGTCCCTCCTCTGCACCAGGGGGCACCGCCACCGCCACCGCCACCAACGGCGGCACCTCGAACTGCCTGCAGACACCGCCATCTACCAGCAGGGGGCGCAAGATGACTGTCAATGGTACCCCAGTGCCCCCCTTGACCTGAGGCCCTGTTTGGGCAGCCTCACCTCTCcacccttccctctttttcttgatttctcctcTGCCCTCCTGGACCCATGCGCTCTCTACCTCACCCTCGGGGGTAGAGGGGCAGGGGTTgggttttataaataaatctatctatatctatatatatatgtacataggaAAAGCCAAATATACATACTTATTTTCTATGGACCAGCCAGATTAATTTAAAAGCTGCAGGAAACAGAGACcttacatgtatgtgtgtgccgGTGCGGGTGCGGATCTGTGCGTTTGggttttcttcattcatttttaaggGAACTGCATGACTACTCTggctctttccccttttccatgGAACACTTGAGgcggaaaggggaagagaatgaggGTCTTTGGGGTTGGCTCTGCCCCGGCTTCCTGCTCTCCCCTCTCTGTAAGGAATGGGCAGAGGGGCGGATCTGGTTCCGTTTGGGGCTCCCCTCCTCCAGGCCCTCAGAGCTCTAGGTAGACCCGGGTCCTTCGAGGAGAGCCCCTGCCTCCCCGGGGATCGGAAGCTGCCTGTGGTCTGAGGTGGCCTCTAGGGATGGGGTgaggctggggaggggaggaaggggtggggaagaaggTGGGGAGAGCTCGCAGCTTCTCCTCTCATCCGTCCTTCATGGCTCCCGCCCACCCCTGTGCATAATGTTGGGAGCATTTCTCAGACAGTGCCTTTTGCAAATGCGGTTTGTCCTTCGGTTCTGAGGGGGGAGGCTTGGAGAGGTGTGGGGTCAGTCATCTCCTcacctctccccttcctcccctctcccagcctAGTAGCTTCTGTGCATAGattagattatttttccttttgtttgggCCCTTTTTTGGCATTAATCTTGCTGAAGGAGAGAATTAGGGGAGAGCAGGGGCAGGAAAAGGGGTATTGGAAGCTCCTGAACCGAACCACCTGGAAGTTTTGCCAGTGTGGACacacttccccttccccccactccccatTCCCCTTTTGCAGGCGGGGGTTAACTGAGGCTGCAAATGAAGTCCACATTTGGGACTTTGTGTGAAGAGGGCACTTGAACCTCACACAAGCACACTGACCCCAGTCTTGGGAAAGGGTCCTGGGAGGGTCagcagcccccctcccccccaggggcCCCGAGTTCAGGACAGATGTAAAGGGGGATCTCAAAGCACAAGACAAAGGTAGGATTCCCAGAGTCCCTCTTTCCCCAGGGCTGTTCCCTGCAGATTGAGCAGATACCTTGTGTGtgttggggcgggggggggggggcagccccATCGATGGCTGTATCACTAGTTACAGGGCTCTGATTCTCCCCCAGCATCCCCAGCTTGGCCCTGTCACTCCTGTAGTGTAAATAGTGAGAAGGTGGGATGGGGTAAGGAGGCAGGGCAGTGATCCCTGACTCTCCTGTAGGGGTACAATCAACCAAATGGCTTTTGTCAGTGTGCATCCTGTCCTTGTTGCGGGTCCTGTGATCTGTgtgttccctccctccttccccccaccctgcCTTGGCGTTTGTACGACTAATCAGCTTTGTAATAAATGCTGCAGATTCTCCTTGGGCCTTTGTAtgttttttggtggggagagggCTTATAATGGGGATCCCATCATTAAATGGGGGGCTTTTAACCTTCAACCCACTTCCCAACCTCAAGCTAACATCGCTCTTGTCTCCTCTGAACCCCTCAACAATCAATCAGAGCAGCTGTCCCTGTTCCCCTATGGAATCCCTGGAGAATTTACAGAAACTTCtttataaggtttgcaaagcactctggTTAGAAATGGAGAACTGAAAGGACCTCACTAGGGtctgatctcattttacagatgaggcgaTCGAGGCCCAGAGGTCAAGAGATTtacttggggtcacacagctagctagaaGCCCATATGGGGTTCAAAACTAGGTCCCAAGTTCATTGTTCCATCCAGGCCGCCGTCATGCTCTTGGCCTGGCCTCCCAACAGTCCCCAGAGGTGGCAATGACTAAGCCATAGGGGATTGTCTCTGACCAATGGGGAAAAGGGGACAGGGTTGGGGGACCTTGAaaccattattataattataagtaGTATTCCTGCAGGGGCTAGAGTaaagccttggagtcaggaagactcatcttctgaattcaaatttgacctcaaacacttaccagctgtttgaccttggacaagtcacttaactcagtttgtctcagtttcttcatcagtaaagtgggcaggagaaggaaatggtaaaccactccagtatctttgccaagaaaaccccaaatgatgtaaCTCGGACAAGTATTTGGTTCCCCCATCCCAAGGAAAATACATTCtaacaagcctcagtttcttcctatgtCAAATGAGAGGCTGACATCTATTGTTAGGAAGACCTTAAATGGGGAGAGATCCTGGAAACAGATCTCATCTGCTcatgttaatgaaaaaaaaattagagaattaaGAAAAAGCAACACATTGAGAAAAACCATTACTAGGTATTTTTAATGGTGCCAGATGGGGATGAATACCCGCTCCTGGGTCCTAGGCTGTGGGGGAGGGGACCAGGGACCCTTACACTGACCAACCAGGTCAGGAGATCAAATCCAGGGGGAGACACCCACTGTCTCCCACCTTTGGAGGAGATGTGTGCAGAGTCCAGATCCAGGTGTGGAGCAACATCAGGGACTCAGGAGGATGGAACAGTGTGGCATTCAGGTCCTCAGAAATGGGCAAGCCCTCCAAGGTGCCCTGGAAGGAGGCTCCCATGTCACAAGAGCTGTTCTAGCCCAAACCCAAGCCTTCAGGGTAAGATACTGATCAGAGTGGGGAGCCCACTTGGGCACACTGTATTTTGTCACTCTTGTGAGTGCCATCACAATACGGGGGTTTCTGCGTGGCCTTGCAGGTGCAAAGAGACACTGTACGGTTTTCTTTAACTTTGAACCAGAGAGGGAACAGGCCCGTTCTCTGGAAGAGGTGGGAGCCATCACAGAAGGGCTGTAGGGAGAAAGAAGGTTATAAACATAACTCAGGACCCATGTTTGCAGGTCGATGTCTCAGTCTGAGCAGGGATGGAGAGGGAGATGCAGAGTGGGAAAGAAACCCCAACTCAGCGCAAAGGAGCCATCCAGCAAGTCAAGATGGGAAAGGTGCCTGGGGATGGCTTCCCTGGGAAGACTGAGTTGTATTCTCAAGggcaggggaaggaaaaggaattggtAAGAAAGGGGGAGATTAGGATGGTTAGGTCCCAACAAAAATGGGACCAGTTTGGGAGtgacctcttcctttccccctgaCTTTCAGAAAGGTTTTCCTAGGGTAGGGAAGGTGGAAGAGCCTTGGAGCCCCAAGCGAGAGAGGGCAGCCAGGGGAATGGTCCCACAGGATACCAGGGATGCCCCCTACCCAACACCCACTCTTTCCCCCCCTTCTATTTTCAAGTTTAttaattctgaaattcctttatctgaccACAATCTAttgtcatttcacttttctttctgcCCTGTAATCTCTAATCCTGTTCTTTCTTCACACAATGACTtcagtccttctattcctttcttttccagacCATCCCCTCTGTACCAGctgctctcctcctttcactttTTTGACCTTTTGGTCAACAAGTTTTACTCTACTATTCCCTTAAGTGTCTTGTGCCCTTATTTTATCACTGACCCTTCCATGCCAAGTCTCAATCTTGGATCACTTCCACCATTCATTGTCTTTATTCCTATATATATGCTGCTGAATGAAGCTAAAGAAAATTGTCACCAACACCCACTCTTAGGGAGAATCCTACCTGGTTCTTACTTCggccacacacacaccacttatatctttttcctcctttcagcTCTACTTTGATGGGGGTTTtctgagcaatcaatggcttctTTCTTGGAATCCACTTCCCCTATGGATAAAGGGGGAATAATTAGTCCTTAATTAATCATCTTTATACAAAgcagggctttttaaaaaaacttttaatttattgagggtttttttcatttatttttctcctttccaaacCACTCTCCCACTGGGGGAAAAAACCttaaaacaaatatgcataattaagCATAATGAATTCCTGTGATAGCCACGTCAAAAGATGTGTCTCATTCTTCATATTAGTCTATCATCCCACTGTCAGGAGATGGGTAGCATATTTTCACATTGGTCCTCTGAAATCAGGTTTAGTCATGGTTCTGagtctttcaaaattttaaaaaatttttataacaaaaacttctgacaaaggtctaattactcaaatatataaagagctaaatcaattgtacaaaaaaacaagccattccccaattgataaatgggcaagggacgtgaacaggcaattttcagataaagaaatcaaagctaacaatAAACAcacgaaaaagtgttctaaatctcttataatttgagaaatgcaatcaaaacaactctgaggtaccacctcatacctagcagattggctaacatgacagcaaagaaaagtcataaatgttggagggtttgTGGCAAAAtaaggacattaatgcattgctggtggagttgtgaattggtccaaccattctggag
The window above is part of the Gracilinanus agilis isolate LMUSP501 chromosome 4, AgileGrace, whole genome shotgun sequence genome. Proteins encoded here:
- the CISD3 gene encoding CDGSH iron-sulfur domain-containing protein 3, mitochondrial yields the protein MPGPEGAQPEQAPGKWIPRKKPLIAQKTPIKVELKGGKRYKWCVCGRSKNQPFCDGSHLFQRTGLFPLWFKVKENRTVSLCTCKATQKPPYCDGTHKSDKIQCAQVGSPL